Proteins encoded by one window of Pseudomonas coleopterorum:
- the crtY gene encoding lycopene beta-cyclase CrtY has product MTYDLILAGAGLANGLIAWRLRQARPELNILCIDAQQSQGGNHTWSFHDGDLTAEQHHWIEPLVVKRWPSYQVHFPQVSRVLDSGYASITSERFAEVITQALGDRLRLGQTITELGPRHVRLASGETLQAGAVIDGRGVRPSPHLVLGQQAFVGQLLRLEQPHGLLGPIIMDARVDQGDGYRFVYVLPFSADTVLVEDTHYVDRHTLSTEQLREHIGEYVRWQGWTVAECLREEQGVLPITLAGDFEAFWQQASGQPLSGLRAGLFHCTTGYSLPHAVRLAQWLAQQPVMDADRLFTGIRDHARQQWNDQGFYRLLNRMLFLAGRPQDRWRVMQRFYRLSPALISRFYAGQNHWRDRARILVGKPPVPVDEAVRAALRSSPRQFENPHESS; this is encoded by the coding sequence CGGCGCCGGCCTGGCCAATGGCCTGATCGCCTGGCGCCTGCGCCAGGCGCGTCCGGAGCTGAACATCCTGTGCATCGATGCGCAGCAGAGTCAGGGGGGCAACCATACCTGGTCCTTTCACGACGGCGACCTCACCGCCGAACAGCATCATTGGATCGAGCCGCTGGTGGTCAAGCGCTGGCCCAGCTACCAGGTGCATTTCCCCCAGGTATCGCGGGTGCTCGACAGTGGCTACGCCAGCATCACCAGCGAGCGCTTCGCCGAGGTCATCACCCAGGCGTTGGGCGACCGGCTGCGCCTGGGTCAAACCATCACCGAACTGGGCCCGCGCCACGTGCGCCTGGCCAGCGGCGAGACGCTGCAAGCCGGTGCGGTCATCGACGGTCGCGGGGTACGGCCCAGCCCACACCTGGTGCTCGGCCAGCAGGCGTTCGTCGGCCAATTGCTGCGACTGGAGCAGCCGCACGGGTTGCTCGGGCCGATTATCATGGACGCCCGGGTGGATCAGGGTGATGGGTACCGCTTCGTCTATGTACTGCCCTTTTCGGCCGATACCGTGCTGGTGGAAGACACCCACTATGTAGATCGCCATACCCTGAGCACCGAGCAGCTGCGCGAGCACATCGGCGAGTACGTGCGCTGGCAAGGCTGGACGGTCGCCGAGTGCCTGCGCGAAGAACAGGGCGTGCTGCCGATTACCCTGGCCGGCGACTTCGAGGCGTTCTGGCAGCAAGCGTCTGGCCAGCCGCTGTCCGGCCTGCGCGCCGGCCTGTTTCACTGCACCACCGGCTATTCGTTGCCCCACGCGGTGCGCCTGGCCCAGTGGCTGGCGCAACAGCCGGTCATGGACGCCGATCGCCTGTTCACCGGCATCCGCGACCACGCCCGCCAGCAGTGGAACGACCAAGGTTTCTACCGTCTGCTCAACCGCATGTTGTTCCTCGCCGGAAGGCCCCAGGACCGCTGGCGGGTCATGCAGCGTTTCTATCGCTTGTCGCCCGCGTTGATCAGCCGTTTCTACGCAGGCCAAAACCACTGGCGTGACCGCGCCCGCATTCTCGTCGGCAAGCCACCCGTGCCCGTCGACGAGGCCGTGCGCGCCGCCCTCAGATCTTCTCCCCGGCAGTTCGAGAACCCACATGAATCCAGCTAA